Proteins encoded by one window of Candidatus Pelagibacter giovannonii:
- a CDS encoding autotransporter outer membrane beta-barrel domain-containing protein, translating to MLNLIKKSKKLIIKSALKLKVFLVLFSLFFSSLALAEPTFIANLDIRSKESSPTGITFKPDGTKMFITGINMDKILQYNLTTAFDITSAALEKSVDISGAETKAQDVKFNSDGTVIFLLGKTGAGIDRWSLSTPYDISTIIDILNPTETSIGGDPRGFAFNNDGTKMFVLDGSAEKRVEEYNLSTPYNPDTKTLTNTLANATSSNFHQGLSFNADGSKMFVVKGRDSSDNDDNKIDEYALSTAFDISSSSATLTGTFSPTISSAADISGLAFNNAGTKMYHLDFIGDKVYEYSLSCPFKVTSSSTCDAPQKNKDVRGVVDAQINTAKNFAKDSSQSALKRLSILRANKYYNASAQNIELNFQNELLKKVSNNVLSSAQAKLNPLQKLDQILPNDWEVWSEGSISFGKIGESSLSSAQDIDSLGITVGVDTKMDDDKILGVALRVGSTDVDVGTFGSKVDTNALSLSLYGINSLENSNFLKHVFGVSYLDSDIVRKYEGNTDINTGDREGKQVFGSLNFGREYENSDLIITPTGRIDGSYTALNGYTESGSAAALGYNDQDIKSLMASLGVLIDQDVDLENSIVRSRINLEYGKEFASSSKVVTSYVSNSESFEYQADNKNRDIYTAGLGFDFKHDQGLTISTDYERQQIKGHGYINKFTLSAGFLYRKETEFALGLDEDMTSNFKISKALGVFDLEFDLENNFSNQENHNANLSLLSKF from the coding sequence ATGCTTAATTTAATAAAAAAAAGTAAAAAATTAATTATAAAAAGTGCTCTTAAACTAAAAGTATTTTTAGTTTTATTTAGTTTATTTTTTTCATCACTAGCTTTAGCTGAACCTACATTTATTGCTAATCTTGATATCAGAAGCAAAGAAAGTTCACCTACTGGGATAACATTTAAGCCTGATGGTACCAAAATGTTTATTACAGGAATAAATATGGATAAGATACTACAATATAATCTAACTACAGCTTTTGATATTACTTCAGCGGCTTTAGAAAAGTCAGTGGATATCAGTGGTGCAGAGACTAAAGCACAAGATGTAAAATTTAATTCTGATGGAACTGTAATTTTTCTTTTAGGAAAAACTGGTGCTGGGATTGATAGATGGTCTTTAAGTACACCATATGATATTAGTACAATCATAGACATTTTAAATCCTACAGAAACTTCTATTGGTGGTGATCCAAGAGGATTTGCTTTTAATAATGATGGAACAAAAATGTTTGTTTTGGATGGTAGTGCAGAAAAGCGAGTAGAAGAATATAATCTTTCAACACCATATAATCCTGATACTAAAACTTTAACTAACACACTTGCTAATGCAACAAGTAGTAATTTTCATCAGGGACTAAGTTTCAATGCTGATGGATCAAAAATGTTTGTAGTAAAAGGAAGAGATAGTTCGGATAACGATGATAATAAAATTGATGAATATGCTTTATCTACAGCTTTCGATATATCAAGCTCAAGCGCAACATTAACTGGTACATTCTCACCAACTATTTCCAGTGCTGCAGACATATCTGGTCTAGCTTTCAATAATGCTGGAACAAAAATGTATCACTTAGATTTTATTGGTGATAAAGTTTATGAGTATAGCTTAAGCTGTCCTTTTAAAGTCACTAGTTCATCAACGTGTGACGCTCCACAAAAAAATAAAGATGTAAGGGGTGTAGTTGATGCACAAATTAATACTGCCAAAAATTTTGCTAAAGACTCAAGTCAGTCTGCTTTAAAAAGACTATCTATTTTAAGAGCGAATAAATACTACAACGCAAGTGCACAAAATATAGAGTTAAACTTTCAAAATGAATTATTAAAGAAAGTATCCAATAATGTTTTAAGTTCCGCACAAGCTAAACTAAACCCACTTCAAAAATTAGATCAAATTTTACCTAATGATTGGGAGGTATGGTCTGAAGGTAGTATTAGTTTTGGAAAAATTGGTGAGAGCTCCTTAAGTTCTGCTCAAGATATTGATAGCCTTGGTATAACTGTGGGTGTTGATACAAAAATGGATGATGATAAAATATTAGGAGTTGCTTTAAGAGTGGGTAGCACTGATGTTGATGTTGGAACCTTTGGTTCTAAAGTTGATACAAATGCATTAAGTTTATCTCTTTATGGAATTAACAGTTTAGAAAACAGTAATTTTTTAAAACACGTTTTTGGAGTTAGTTATTTAGATAGTGATATTGTAAGAAAATATGAAGGAAATACCGACATAAATACGGGTGACCGTGAAGGTAAGCAGGTTTTTGGTTCACTTAATTTTGGAAGAGAGTATGAAAATAGTGATTTAATTATTACCCCAACAGGTCGTATCGATGGAAGTTATACAGCACTTAATGGTTATACAGAAAGTGGCAGCGCTGCAGCACTTGGTTATAATGATCAAGACATTAAATCTTTAATGGCTTCTTTAGGAGTATTAATAGACCAAGATGTTGATCTAGAAAATTCAATTGTAAGATCTAGAATTAATCTTGAATACGGTAAAGAATTTGCCTCAAGCTCTAAGGTGGTAACAAGCTACGTATCAAACAGTGAAAGTTTTGAATATCAAGCTGATAACAAAAATAGAGATATATACACAGCAGGTCTAGGGTTTGATTTTAAGCATGACCAAGGGTTAACAATTAGTACTGATTACGAAAGACAGCAAATCAAGGGTCATGGTTATATAAATAAATTTACATTATCAGCAGGCTTTTTATATAGGAAAGAAACAGAGTTTGCACTTGGTCTTGATGAAGATATGACTTCAAACTTTAAAATTTCTAAAGCACTAGGTGTGTTTGATTTAGAGTTTGATTTAGAAAATAATTTTTCAAATCAAGAAAACCATAATGCCAACTTATCTCTATTAAGTAAATTTTAA
- a CDS encoding autotransporter outer membrane beta-barrel domain-containing protein, translating into MKFIKNFILILLFIFPISNSFGAMHTYVQKASVAEDGDHIQGIEFNVEGTKMFILYRQDILDDNKFDTLINSYNLSRPFDVSSRVYAGDSERCIITEVGDDGPEPKQGQYDLEFSSDGKSFFFVSSQNGQDANGIFKYNLTSPYDVGSCQFAQQNKTLGENDMQNGSNAGDMVGAINKNRPQGVEIGDDGTKIFIIQMGHGNSGSDVINTRLLEYELSTPFDLDTMSLVTTGGIELEDECSNPMGIRLSSNGKRLWCVDHLNASSKIVQISLDVAFSTSSFTIDGTLNIANEGGTENLDQPRGIAFSRNGLKMYIGGDRTIDATLGDVVNEFDLVCPFNIIEGKCPSITTGDRTGIAIAQIEVATRTIEHSTDTALNRLKWIRRNKDNQNLTNLNLNLNFTNQMLASLTKVVKTSATTKKKEEKQQDVFYWSEGSIVVGRVGDTNVSSFKRIKTDAITVGVDKFTKNNGISGLAFRFGKNDIDVGSAGSNLDTNTYNLTHYSSSPIEDDTKFIDTVFGVGVLNSDILSVLDGKRVTADRKGRQIYGTIKLKDEIKKNNLILVPSVQIDLGYTLLNDYQESGNTAMKFKKQGIQSRNARLSIAAVDELENNKYKIRKHGKLEYKANLHRSSNIKYSYVSDASSGEFDTKLNSGALHNLNGELGIDIILPDSFSIFLIYERNQALGTSHTDKIHLAIGYLPNKKTNYAFKLVGSENLGSEFKISKNINDFEIDFKLNNQDALKPNTFDEATINLKKIF; encoded by the coding sequence ATGAAATTTATAAAAAACTTTATTTTAATTTTATTATTTATATTTCCCATCTCTAATTCATTTGGAGCTATGCACACTTATGTACAAAAAGCATCAGTGGCTGAGGATGGAGATCATATCCAAGGTATTGAATTTAATGTTGAAGGAACGAAAATGTTTATACTGTACAGACAGGATATTCTTGATGATAATAAATTTGATACTCTTATTAATTCATATAATTTATCTAGACCATTTGATGTTTCTTCAAGAGTTTATGCTGGGGATAGCGAAAGATGTATAATAACAGAAGTTGGTGATGATGGACCTGAACCTAAACAAGGACAATATGATTTAGAATTTAGTAGTGATGGTAAAAGTTTCTTTTTTGTATCAAGCCAAAATGGACAAGATGCAAATGGAATATTTAAATATAATTTAACTTCACCATATGATGTTGGATCATGTCAGTTTGCTCAACAAAATAAAACTCTTGGTGAAAATGATATGCAAAATGGAAGTAATGCAGGAGATATGGTTGGAGCTATCAATAAAAATCGACCTCAAGGAGTAGAGATTGGTGATGATGGAACTAAAATATTTATAATTCAGATGGGTCATGGAAATTCTGGTAGTGATGTTATAAATACCAGATTATTAGAGTATGAACTCTCAACACCTTTCGATTTAGACACAATGTCACTCGTTACAACTGGAGGGATAGAATTAGAAGATGAATGTTCTAATCCCATGGGAATAAGACTTAGTTCAAATGGAAAACGATTGTGGTGTGTTGATCACCTTAATGCCAGTTCAAAAATTGTACAGATTTCTTTAGATGTAGCGTTTTCGACATCTTCATTTACAATTGATGGAACACTAAATATAGCAAATGAGGGAGGTACAGAAAATCTAGATCAACCTAGAGGTATTGCATTTAGTAGAAATGGTTTAAAAATGTACATAGGTGGAGACAGAACTATTGATGCAACCCTTGGAGATGTCGTAAACGAATTTGATTTAGTTTGTCCTTTCAATATTATTGAAGGAAAATGTCCTAGTATCACAACAGGTGATAGAACTGGAATAGCTATTGCACAAATAGAAGTAGCAACAAGAACTATTGAACACTCAACGGACACTGCTTTAAATAGATTAAAGTGGATTAGAAGAAACAAAGATAATCAAAACTTAACTAATCTTAATTTAAATCTTAATTTTACCAATCAAATGCTTGCCTCTCTTACTAAAGTTGTAAAAACCTCAGCTACTACAAAGAAAAAAGAGGAAAAACAACAAGACGTATTTTATTGGAGCGAAGGAAGTATTGTAGTTGGAAGAGTAGGAGACACAAATGTTTCTTCATTTAAAAGGATTAAAACTGATGCAATTACAGTTGGAGTGGATAAATTTACCAAAAATAATGGCATTAGTGGACTTGCTTTTAGATTTGGTAAAAATGATATTGATGTTGGCTCAGCTGGAAGCAATTTAGATACGAATACTTATAATTTAACCCATTATTCCTCATCCCCAATTGAAGATGATACAAAATTTATAGACACTGTTTTTGGAGTAGGTGTTCTTAACTCGGATATTTTATCAGTGCTTGATGGTAAACGTGTAACCGCTGATAGAAAAGGTAGACAAATATATGGAACAATTAAATTAAAAGATGAGATTAAGAAAAATAATTTAATTCTAGTTCCATCTGTACAAATAGATCTTGGTTACACCTTGTTAAATGATTATCAAGAAAGTGGTAATACTGCTATGAAATTTAAAAAGCAAGGTATTCAATCAAGAAATGCCAGGCTTTCAATTGCTGCAGTTGATGAATTAGAAAATAATAAATATAAAATTCGAAAGCATGGAAAATTAGAATACAAAGCAAATTTACATCGCTCTTCTAATATAAAATATTCTTACGTCTCTGATGCTTCAAGTGGTGAATTTGATACCAAATTAAACTCAGGTGCTTTACATAATTTAAACGGTGAATTAGGAATAGATATAATTTTACCTGATAGTTTTAGTATCTTTTTAATCTATGAGAGAAATCAAGCTTTAGGCACAAGTCATACTGATAAAATACATTTAGCTATAGGATATTTACCAAATAAAAAAACTAATTATGCTTTTAAATTAGTAGGCTCAGAAAATTTAGGATCTGAGTTTAAGATAAGTAAAAATATTAATGATTTTGAAATTGATTTTAAATTAAACAATCAAGATGCATTGAAACCAAATACTTTTGATGAAGCAACAATTAATTTAAAGAAAATCTTTTAA
- a CDS encoding D-alanine--D-alanine ligase: protein MIIKDIAKQEISEIGNILPLKKNNIIPIKINKSIEIVVVPNFGPKNSHQDNVGIILEEKNVLRILSKRYKNVLITEINSEEDLEALVKRKPDLVFSGVKYFFFNNRKIWLNDYLEMFEIPYIASSKAALDNESDKNRAKKIMQKNNIRTADFFITNPGEYLTKSSIPIKFPLFIKPVTGGDSRGVDKNSIVFNFKDFTSKVLDIKTKQNSPSLVETYLAGKEYSVGIFEDSIDGTLRAMPIEIIVKENVDGHCILDFNVKKNDEESVILVSDIVVFDKLSKLAKDSFKALGGKSLGRIDIKMDHLGVPHFIEANLMPGLRKGYFYRSCVLNLDMSYEDMIFSIANTGLSSH from the coding sequence ATGATTATAAAAGATATAGCTAAACAAGAAATTTCAGAAATAGGTAATATTTTACCTTTAAAAAAAAATAATATTATTCCAATAAAAATTAATAAATCGATAGAAATAGTCGTAGTTCCTAATTTTGGTCCAAAAAATTCGCATCAAGATAACGTTGGAATTATTCTAGAAGAAAAAAATGTTCTAAGGATTTTATCTAAACGATATAAAAATGTTTTAATTACTGAAATTAATTCAGAAGAAGACCTTGAAGCCCTAGTTAAAAGAAAGCCTGATTTAGTATTCTCTGGTGTTAAATACTTCTTTTTTAATAATAGGAAAATATGGCTAAATGATTATTTAGAAATGTTTGAAATTCCATATATCGCCTCAAGTAAAGCAGCTCTTGATAATGAAAGTGATAAAAATAGAGCAAAGAAGATTATGCAAAAAAATAATATTAGAACTGCAGATTTTTTTATAACGAACCCAGGTGAATATTTAACTAAAAGTTCAATACCAATAAAATTTCCACTTTTTATAAAGCCAGTAACAGGTGGAGACAGTAGAGGGGTAGACAAAAATTCAATTGTATTTAATTTTAAAGATTTTACCTCAAAAGTATTAGATATTAAGACAAAACAAAACTCTCCTTCTTTAGTTGAAACATATTTAGCAGGAAAAGAATATAGCGTTGGTATTTTTGAAGATAGCATTGATGGAACTTTAAGAGCTATGCCAATTGAAATTATTGTAAAAGAAAATGTAGACGGTCATTGTATCCTTGATTTTAATGTTAAAAAAAATGATGAAGAGAGTGTAATTCTTGTTTCAGATATTGTAGTTTTTGACAAACTTTCAAAACTAGCAAAAGATTCGTTCAAAGCCTTGGGTGGAAAATCTTTAGGTAGAATAGATATTAAAATGGATCACTTAGGTGTTCCTCATTTTATAGAAGCAAACTTAATGCCGGGTCTTCGAAAAGGATATTTTTATAGATCATGTGTACTAAATCTTGATATGAGTTACGAAGATAT